The genome window cagcaatttctgcaaGACGTAGGTTACATGCAATTCAAATATAGCCTTTTCACCATTCATAAAGAAAAAGTACCTTATCGCTTCTGCAATCCGAGCACTCTCTTTCCTCCTGTCACTGGACAACCTGCCAATTAGGTAGGAATAGTCTAGACCACTGCAGAACACGCTCCCGACTGCACTAAGTAGCAGAAGCTTGCTGTCATCGGCTGATGCATTACCAAGTGCTCTTCGCACCTCCTTCATAATCTGCAAAGACAACAGTAGCATTCAACTATCGTCACCACTAACAGATGAGGAATGGTAACAAACCTTTCGAAAGCTTTTGTTTGGTTTTAACACACCTGTAACTCTAATTTACAGAACTAAATGAGTAGATTTTCCTCATCACTaatgttaacaaaaaaaaatttgtgTGAGTATAAACCGGACAAACACATTTTACACCCACACCGACATTCTCAGTCAACAAAAGGAGAAAATTATATCATACAGTAATAATGGAACAAGGAACATTTTGTGCTTTATTTCTCAGCCATATTTCATGTTACATTTatttattaaagaaaatactggtGGCAGTTTCATCAGGTTCGTCGTCTTTCTGCCGTTATGCTGTTAGCATATTTTGCTCAGGGTAACTTGGTAGAACAACCAAACAATTCATGGGGTAGCAATTAAGAGGTTTCAAGATTAGTCCGCCAGTGATCCTGGCAAATTGTTTGTTATGGTGAAGGGTTGAAATACAAAAGGGCACAAGTTAAAAATGAGTGAGTTCAGCCAAACTTTTTTTTCACCCACGTGCGTTACTGGAGTTTCCTCTACACTttcgccaaagttacggcagcggagtgggagcagcttcgaggaaattcacccccaagaGTCGCAGAGCAAGAGGAAGGCCATTGAGGTGGAAGATAGGAATGGGCTCAAGAGACAATTAGATTACTATCATTTCTAGAGACGCAGTAGATACATAGAGGAGGTTAGAACTTCCCTATGCAGAGTTATCAGAATATGGAGTATTCTTGTCACAAATGGTGATCAACGCTAAAATGAGTTACAACATAGAGAAAGGTACTGGATAATTATTTAAAGTAGAATTTTGAAAACGCtgtggggagaaagcaggaaaatGGAACTCTGTAGAAAAATCTTCCATTGCTAACATTTTCTGGGAAAGGATTGAATGATATAGTGATGAGGGGCTCGTTGAGGTTGATCCATGGCTGTCTCCATTTCAAAAAGGAGTTATGTTATATGATGAAATTAACCATTCTACAGGAATCTCAGCCCTCATGGTACAATTAGAGTTGTGCCTTTATTTAGCAGAATACTCTACCAGTGCTTACTTGTCCGTGATTTATTGATCTTGCAGTTGCACATTTCTTACTGAGtgaaattggctcagggacatgTCGAATAAAGCAAAAATACCAGGAGGAATGGAAGGATGACCTTTAAATCATACTCATTGCTCTGCTGTACAAACTGTCTGTGGAGGTTTCAGCAGTTCTTACAAATTTTGCTTTGTTGTACGACATGTAGGATGATGTCTGCGTTAACTTTAATTTGAAAGAAAATGTGCTGTGTTTGGACCGCTGTCTAAACAATGCATCAAATTCTGAAAAAGCCAACACGTTTCATCCTGGTTACCTACTTAACAGAGAAAAAGTGCTTCTTACAAGAGGACTAGGTATGTCTCTGTCGATTGTTTTTTCATCAGTCAAGAACCAAGTGGTAATCAATAACACAAGTAGACTCAAGGATTACCAGAAAATAGAAAGCAGTGCAAAAATTAACTGAACTATACATTAATTTTCATAAAGGGCAGCACTAACTGAGCAATAAATGGAATTACATCACAATACTTCGAAAtgggctgattttttttattattgagaGACCCAAGGAGAAGGACTAAAGCCCATAAAGCCAATAATTGTATTAAAATTCACAAGTTGTAGACGCTCACATGCGTTATTCTGTGCTGGTGATTGCATAAAAGCTGCACACTGATGGCAAATAAAAATCCTCATGGCTCATATAGGGCAACGTATTGTCAACAGTAGCTTGTACAgcaacatgtgtgcaatcaattactcctggttagaccccatttagcgTACCGCCTTCAGTTCTGGctttgcaccttaggaaggatatactggccttggagggggtgcagcgctgactcaccagaatgataccggggctaaaagggttaaattatgaggacaggttacataaactaggcttgtattccctcgagtatagaagattaaggggtgatctaattggggtgtttaagatgattaaacaagTTGATAgggtagggagagagaaactatttcctctggtgggggagtccaggagagagggggcacaaccttaaaattagagctaggccgttcagggtgatgtcaggaagcacttcttcacacaaagggtggtagaaatctggaactttctcccgcaAAAAACTGTTTGAGGCTGgatgtcaattgaaaatttccaaaccgagattgatagatttttttgttaggcaagggtattaagggttacggaaccatggCAGGTAGAtgggagttaaggtacagatcagccataatctaattgaatcgcggaacagactcgaggggctgaatggcctactcctgttcccacgtTCCTAAGCTCATGGGAGGCCCTATCCTGGTGCTGCTGCTTGTTCGTAGTTGTTGGCTCTGCTGAATAATGCAGCTGTGACCTCAACGATACATCTGGGGGCGGATTTTGCAGACCCCACTGTTGTGATGGTAGGACTGCTGATCTCTCAGGGCTATGCGCACCTGCAAGACTGAAAGCTGACCACCCACTATAAAGCGAGGTCAGCTAATCAGTATAATATCGCAGTGGCTCTGGTGCATATCCACATGACATGTTGGGAGTGCACCATGTCAACGGATTGCGATATCCGACGCCAGAAACTCTTGGAAAGCCGCTGATCACCATTAAAGTTGTCCTGCTACTGTCTCCACCAACTGAGAGAAGAAGGAGCTTTCGACGTCCCGCTGCAAGATGTGTTATTTGGAGTCAAATGACATCCACCAATCTACAGCTGTTTTCCAACTGGATTCACCtgctggagaattttttttattcgttcatgggatatgggcgtcgctagcaaggccggcatttattgcccatccctaattgcccttgagaaggtggtggtgagccgccttcttgaaccgctgcagtccgtgtggtgaaggttctcccacagtgctgttaggaagggagttccaggattttgacccagcgacgatgaaggaacggcgatatatttccaagtcgggatggtgtgtgacttggaggggaacgtgcaggtggtgttgttcccatgtgcctgctgctctcagACTGAGAATTCACAGTGCAAGGCATCAGCTAATTCATTGCTGTCCAACAGTTTACTCCCACTCAGAACTCCAGACTTGCTAAGGCACGTGTGGGAATGGGAGGAGCTGACATGGACGATGGCGATGTCTCCCAaggaaacaacatcacatcataACACACAGCTGCCCACTCAAATGAATCCAGACATGACAGATAGCACGCAAACCCAGAAATGCACATGCGGTGTGCAGTTGCAGGGCAACCTACCAACCCGGCAACGGACTACCTCCATCTCCAGAGGCAAAAAAATGACACCCAGCAGCCATCCGCTTCACTTTCTGATCCCACTTGGAAAGGAGCACGTGTTTAGGGAGTAGAAGACACACACCTCACACTTTcatagtgggggggaggaggggggaaatcacAAAGGTGAAACACATGGAACACACCTGCAGGGCACAGTTAGGATTAATAAAATGTGGAATGGTGCTCTAATGTGTTGACAGTTCATTTCAGATACGGCAGAATAAGGCTGTAGTGAAGAAATCCAGTGGTACTCATGGGTATTGATGGAAAGTTGAGCGCAATGGAGGGAGCTCTTGTTTTTTTTGCAAGGTATTGTGCATAGATACAGATCACTGCTGTGCACTGGGTAGTACAGGCACTTAACTAAAGGTTCACCTGTTTGATCTTGCCTTAAAATTGTTCCTGACTGAGGGGTTGGTTTGGCAAACATTGCTTCTGTATCCTCTTTACTACTGGCTCTATTCTTTTACCTGCCCCATGGCAATAGCACTTTGCACTCCTGATTAGGATGCCCATGGATTCCTTGTCCGGGCAGAAATTGCATCTGTCGCCTACTTGATGTGGCTGCACACTGCAAGTTGGGAGATTTGACAGGTACCTCCTGCTGCTGGGACACCTTGGGACATTATACTATattaaaaggtgctacataaatgcaaattgttgttgcttgGAAAGAACCAACAGCAACAAATGTTCTAGAAGCAGTCATCTTGACAGTCACTGATACGAGTCATCCCTTTCCTTGATGTGGTTTCAAGGTTTGTCTCTAGGATAGTCTCTGCATACATACCTCCTCAGGCATGTCTTGATACGATTGACTTGGCTTGTAGACACAGGTGGCAGAGCTAAGAGCGGTTACATTTTGACCATCTCAGGTTTAAACGCACCTTGCTTGCCTCCTCTGTTGATAACCACCCACAGATAGCGAATGGGGTGTAGCTTGAAGAAGGTAATAATTGCTTCAGTGGTGAAAAGCACGTAGACTGACGTAACGCTTAAGTCATAATTTAACTTTAACAACTAGCAAGCAGACTCCCCTTTAAGACAAGAAGACCCAAACTGACTGGGGCTAATCGGCCCTTGCCTGTTCTGTACGGAGTACATTTTAGGCATTCTGACTGCATTATAGGGCCATCAATTCACTTAATAAATTAATGAGCTTGGTGTATGGGGTGAGCCCTAAAGATGCACCTCAGCATGGCAAACAACCGCACCCAGAAGGGTGGTTTTACCAACAGTTGGTCCCAACGACTCGCCCAGCTCTCACTCGTGGCTCCAAGTGCCATGCCCCGGGACCTTGCCTCGGTTGAGAGTAGCCAATGAGTAACGGTCGAATACTTGCCGAATTCCAGACCTCTGAAACCCAGTAAACTCAGCCCTATCATCACTGCTCAGCTGACGGTCGGGAATTTACTATTGGTTTAGCAATAAGCTTAGTGCATGCCAAGTCCTGGCTGCCTCATGGCATGCTGAACGAAATGGGTAGGTAACAGGCCTAATAATCCAGGTCACTTAGACCCAATGTGTATCTATACTACTGGCGCCAACACCACAAAACTGCGCCTGGTTACAGCAAGCTGGCCGACACTGCATACATCACCAGTGCTTCTCTGGAAGCAACTGGTGAATTAAATATTGAAGGCTGTCAGGCTTTCCGGGCCGCTgacaatgaatcatagaatcatggaaaggttacagcacagaaggaggccattccgcccatcgaatccacgccggctctatgcaagagcaatccagctagtcccactcccctgccctatccctgtagccgcgtaagttttttcctttcaagtacttacccaattccctttgaaagccacgattgaatctgcctccaccacctccctggcagtgcattccagatcctaaccactcactgcgtaaaaatgctGCGCGAGTGTTTCGTCCTGTCTTGAGATTTTCGTTGAGGAGGTGGCACAGCTTTGCCAGTGCCTCCCTGTTTAGACCCGGTCTCTGAGGGCACGGCTCCTCACTCATTCCCTGGATGAGCCAAATATGTTGGGTACTGCCGGTATCTCACTGTGTGCCTTGCTTGTCACTTTACAGGCCTTTCACTGctcttgctcgttctcctccGCCAAATATCCTACTGAATCCATCACACACTGCGCTAAAATTACATCGTAGTTCAATTTGACAGCAGATTAAACGGTAGGCTCGTCCAAGCAATCTGCAACCTCTGCCGCAATGCTGGTTTAAAACGAGGGCTAGGAACACATTGCATGTGCAAAGTGACAGCCTTGGGAAAATGGTGCGTTTGGGATTTCGACACCAATTGTGCTGGCATTAATGAGCTCAGAAAGCCAATACATATTTTCAGCGCAACACGTCAACAAGCAATTTCCTCCTAACAGTAATTTAGAAGCAAGCAAGTACGAAGGGTTCCGTACTTCTGAAATTACATTTGTCTAACAAATGAATAGTTCATGCCAAATGGTAATTTCTGGGCTGAAAAGAGAAAACTAGGTAAATCACATAGTAAGGACTAGGTAATGGTAATCTTGGGGTTTAGATGCCTGAAtcatgtaggaggaagggaagtttGAAGGAGGTAAGGCGatcctgagaaagaatgagttatAATCGGAGACTGCAATGAGCCATGATTTTAACCCAGAGACTATCCAGAGAGAATGAAGAGTGAGTAGAGTGGCTTATTTGTAGATTAAAGGAACAAGGGATATAGGTTCAGAGTAACAAGGACCCTTAGTACTATCGATAAATAGGTTGTGACAGAGATTGTTGCTTAGAGGGGCTGCCTATTAGATGACTGTATACTGTCCAAGAAATGGGTTGGAGGAGTCTCTCCAGATATGGGAGCAGAATTCAAGTCTTGGACAGACCTgggtttttgtagaaagtctagAGTAGTTCAGTAGCAAAGAAATATTTTGCACGATTGAAACCAAACTTCAAAGGACAGCTTCAGCAATGGAGGAGATATGGGGGCTCCACCTGAGATCAGAGAGGTTACAGAGGCCAAGAATATTAATAGATGAAGAAGGACCAAGAGTCAAAGTCGAGGGATGGTAGCTGTTCATTaaagaacaaatttgcatttatgtagcacttttcatAACCTCAAAACATCTCCAAAGCACAATTTGCACACAAagtctcacaaatagcaatgagatatttgaccagataacctgtttctggtggtgttggttgacggAGCCTTTTGTCTTTCAAATAGGGAGCTAACCACAGTCCAGGAAATGAGAGCAGAACACACTGTCTGGGTAAGGAAGGAGCCACTATTAACTTAATCAGCATCACTGATAACGCAGCAGCCTCATTAATAGTGTGCTGCTCCGATGTGAATGATTTACATTCTCCTGAATGACACACTGGCAAAGCACATTTAATACATGTCACATTTTCTCCTGCATTTTTAGGGTCCAGTTTAATCCTTtttatttctcccctccccccacatctgTGACGCTAAGAACAGAACCTGAAAAGACCCAGGTTTTCAAATCAGCAATAGAAACTGGATTTAAATGATCTTTAACCGTGCCAGCTAGGACAGATCCACAATCAAGggccaatctgtgctgagttagctgctgtCAGCTCGGGCAGTGTTGAGGCTGTGCAATTGGTCTCCCAAGACAAGGgagtggaaaaaaaatcttccaagATTGCTGCTCTTGATTCCTATCCAGCAATCCCTACTGGGAAGACAGGATTAGGGTCAGCTGTTCTGGAATCCTCACCAGAAGATGATGCAGCTGAGCTGGAAAAGCCCAGAGAACTGCTAATAGAATGAACAGGGGTTTAAGAAAATAAAACATATGACGGTTGACACACAAAACTGAGACTTTTCTTGGGAGACAAGACTGGGGTTTTCAAATTAATACGGCTCAGGGACATAGAGAATCTCAGGGCTGTCTTGATTCGACAGCAGAACAAGGGGATAACAGTATAAGCTGAAAAGAGGTAGATTCAGGAAGGGTGTAAGAAAGCATCAGTTCACTGAGAGGATTGGCAGTTTTTGGAAACGCTTACTACCAAGCAAGGCAGGTCGTTCTCATCTCTTATAAAGGTCAAACTGGATAAGTATCTTGAAAAGAAACACATCATCCGGTCAGCAGAAAGGTGGGACTAGATGGACTCGAGGTTTTCTACGTTCAttacacagttgaatagcctactgtctgggctcacacatcaaGAACGGATACTAAACATGATTGGGTCAATTTGATAACCAGTATAATTTTGCATGTGGCTGTTGCCGACCATTCTTTCAGATTGCCACACGGCAAAACCATATTGAAAAGAAAAAGAGCTACCGTATGATgttaggtgctgactctctgcacgccttcaagagggagctggaccggttctcgactggggcagagatcgcatcatatagaaggtaagtgtctttagtctttatagataacacttggtccatgtgatctcctggaatggTTTCAATTGCCAGAGGGGAAttgtccagagtattttttcccttattgagcctgggtttttatatatttttttgcctctcccaggagattttatggccgcaggggggggggggccagaggGAAGGAAATGttcagtcatgatgctccagcaatCATGGTTtgggcagacttgatggaccagatggtcttttcctgcccgtcagttTTGTATGTTCGTACGATGAGGAAGCTGAGTAAATGAATGAGGCTTTTTTGCAATTTGGGCGTCAAATTTTAACAGGCTACTGTTTCCAATTTTCTACCCCATCTATACTGAAtatatattaatttttaaaaagtgctataGGCCTTACCTCAGGTGTTAATGAATTGTTGTCTGAAGTTTGGCTAGAGAGTAATATATGTGTAAAACCGTCTTGCTTCCTAACAACAATGTCCCTGAATCGACAGTTGCTTTCATTTTGTCGTACACTACATCTCAGCCGCTTGTCAAATACATAGTCTTCTTTGTCCTCCACAAGTTTCCTCTTCACAGAACACGGCAGGTTGGCTTGCCCATTTGAAATGCCTGAAAATGAAATCCctattaaaatgaaatgtttatgaAATGTTAATCTGCCGAGTTGCTTGTATTTACTTTAATGGGTCTAATTAGTCAATGAACAGTATTATTAGCAACCACCAAACAATCTACTTTTAAAAATTCATGAACAATGAGGCATGATTAACTAGGCCATTTGTAAATTCAAATCACCATTACCGCATGTTGCATACAGTACCAAGTAATAACTAAAAACTTTAATTTAATCTTCAAATTTTTGTATATaaatgaacaccaacatttattacATACCTATTCCATTTACTATAGGGGGGTCACCAATCGCCCCGTCATCTGCAAAGTCCTGCTCTTCTAAATCCACATTCATTCTCTGTTGCCTTGAGGTATTGTCAAACTGTAATGCATTTTTGCTGTATCTAGCATCACCATTCTGAAATGAGTTATCAGTCTTTCTGTAAGGCATTATCTGTACTCCACTTGCAGTTGTTCTGTAATGCACCGTTTTAGTAGCTATAATTTTCTTGGATTCTCCAGATGTGTGCTTTCCATCTCTGCCCATGGTGCCCCGTTTTTGCCTTTGAAGGGTATTATTAGTCCGCTTTCTTCGTattcctccccctttccccctggTGGATTCGTAGGCTCTTAGTGCAGATGTTCCATGATTGTCCCTTAAGACCTGCCTTGGACTATTTCCCCGTTTCCCTGATTTAGTTCGCTTTTCTTTGGAAGCATTGAGTCCATTGAACTCATCAATAAATTCTTCACAATGAAGGAGATGATGCTCTGGTTCCCAAGTATCTTCATTACTTCCATAACCTTTCCATCGTATAAGGTATTCCCAtttcccttttttatttttccttttatcGACAATCTTCTCTACCTAAAAGGAGAGAAAAGGTTCTGTATAGGTTATTTTGATCCCGATTACCATTTCACAGGAATACAACGACTGTGAGAAACCTTTACTGCAGCCATGTAACCTTCCACACCGTGCATCTAGACATCCACTTTTAGTCCTTTTCAACTGAAGGAGATAAACTTGTGCTCAAACACTATATTGAGAAGCTCCCGGCTGTCCTCATTTTCATTATGTaataaaaataaaggaaaattgcTCACAAGTAAACATATGTTCTTAAGTATTGCatgtacatatatacacacatacatgtgCATGCACACAAATGCAAAATAgcatttttggtttttttttaaaaaccaagttTTAGTTTTCACTCCATTTGCAGTCGTTCTGTACTGCAACGTTTCGTTATAATTTTCATGGAGTCTACAGATGTGTGCTGTCCATCTCTGCCCATAGTGCCACATTTTTGCCTTTGATGAGTATTATTAGTCCTCTTTCTTTGtaaccctccccctttccctctagTGGGTTCATAGGCTCTCGGTGGAGAAGTCACAGAACTGTGGCCTTCCCTTCTATAAAAAGAGTATATCCAAGGTATTCAAATGCCTACCTTGATTCCATCAATCTCCCTGGCTGCAATTGCAGGCTAAACCCAGAGATTATGAAAACTTGGTGTTGCTGCTTGACTTCAAATTCTGCTTCTTGCCCTGAGTGGTATCTTTCACCTCTGAGACATCACCTGCCTCAAGGCC of Heptranchias perlo isolate sHepPer1 chromosome 16, sHepPer1.hap1, whole genome shotgun sequence contains these proteins:
- the LOC137333374 gene encoding chromodomain Y-like protein 2 isoform X3 → MASGDLYEVEKIVDKRKNKKGKWEYLIRWKGYGSNEDTWEPEHHLLHCEEFIDEFNGLNASKEKRTKSGKRGNSPRQVLRDNHGTSALRAYESTRGKGGGIRRKRTNNTLQRQKRGTMGRDGKHTSGESKKIIATKTVHYRTTASGVQIMPYRKTDNSFQNGDARYSKNALQFDNTSRQQRMNVDLEEQDFADDGAIGDPPIVNGIGISFSGISNGQANLPCSVKRKLVEDKEDYVFDKRLRCSVRQNESNCRFRDIVVRKQDGFTHILLSSQTSDNNSLTPEIMKEVRRALGNASADDSKLLLLSAVGSVFCSGLDYSYLIGRLSSDRRKESARIAEAIRDFVNAFIQFKKPIVVAVNGPALGLGASILPLCDIVWASEKAWFQTPYATIRLTPAGCSSYTFPQIMGVALVLEESKCLVRSFLKTALEQVNERECQMLKQLWSSSKGLDSLFSYLQEKIYEV
- the LOC137333374 gene encoding chromodomain Y-like protein 2 isoform X2; translation: MASGDLYEVEKIVDKRKNKKGKWEYLIRWKGYGSNEDTWEPEHHLLHCEEFIDEFNGLNASKEKRTKSGKRGNSPRQVLRDNHGTSALRAYESTRGKGGGIRRKRTNNTLQRQKRGTMGRDGKHTSGESKKIIATKTVHYRTTASGVQIMPYRKTDNSFQNGDARYSKNALQFDNTSRQQRMNVDLEEQDFADDGAIGDPPIVNGIGISNGQANLPCSVKRKLVEDKEDYVFDKRLRCSVRQNESNCRFRDIVVRKQDGFTHILLSSQTSDNNSLTPEIMKEVRRALGNASADDSKLLLLSAVGSVFCSGLDYSYLIGRLSSDRRKESARIAEAIRDFVNAFIQFKKPIVVAVNGPALGLGASILPLCDIVWASEKAWFQTPYATIRLTPAGCSSYTFPQIMGVALANEMLFCGRKLTAQEACSRGLVSQVFWPTTFSQEVMLRVKEMASCSAMVLEESKCLVRSFLKTALEQVNERECQMLKQLWSSSKGLDSLFSYLQEKIYEV
- the LOC137333374 gene encoding chromodomain Y-like protein 2 isoform X1, with product MASGDLYEVEKIVDKRKNKKGKWEYLIRWKGYGSNEDTWEPEHHLLHCEEFIDEFNGLNASKEKRTKSGKRGNSPRQVLRDNHGTSALRAYESTRGKGGGIRRKRTNNTLQRQKRGTMGRDGKHTSGESKKIIATKTVHYRTTASGVQIMPYRKTDNSFQNGDARYSKNALQFDNTSRQQRMNVDLEEQDFADDGAIGDPPIVNGIGISFSGISNGQANLPCSVKRKLVEDKEDYVFDKRLRCSVRQNESNCRFRDIVVRKQDGFTHILLSSQTSDNNSLTPEIMKEVRRALGNASADDSKLLLLSAVGSVFCSGLDYSYLIGRLSSDRRKESARIAEAIRDFVNAFIQFKKPIVVAVNGPALGLGASILPLCDIVWASEKAWFQTPYATIRLTPAGCSSYTFPQIMGVALANEMLFCGRKLTAQEACSRGLVSQVFWPTTFSQEVMLRVKEMASCSAMVLEESKCLVRSFLKTALEQVNERECQMLKQLWSSSKGLDSLFSYLQEKIYEV